A genomic region of Desulfosarcina ovata subsp. ovata contains the following coding sequences:
- a CDS encoding alpha/beta hydrolase → MLLGIVKVLLVLLVLFVGASLLLYLFQIRMIFFPQPTAPANLSRYSDREIQMRHGDVTLTGWFFNNKIDSSDPLIVYYGGNAEDVSLNFSDLGRFNADSFLFMNYRGYGGSEGRPSETALVSDALFVFDRLIERYGVDPAHIVLMGRSLGSGVAVQVAARRSVAGVILVTPFDSLVHVAQAHYPGIPVGWLLRHRFDSVSLAPRIRTPALILGAASDRVVPVHLAANLARQWGGPVTAITINGTGHNTIETAGRYWEAINAFLASGRGDGLPASDRSAPGDN, encoded by the coding sequence ATGCTTCTGGGAATCGTGAAAGTTCTGTTGGTTCTGTTGGTTCTGTTCGTTGGTGCCAGTCTGCTGCTTTATCTGTTCCAGATCAGGATGATTTTCTTTCCTCAGCCTACCGCTCCGGCAAACCTGTCCCGCTATTCCGATCGGGAGATCCAAATGCGGCACGGCGACGTCACCCTCACCGGCTGGTTTTTCAACAACAAGATCGATTCGAGCGATCCCCTGATCGTCTATTACGGGGGAAACGCCGAGGATGTTTCGCTGAACTTTTCCGATTTGGGCCGGTTCAATGCCGACTCTTTTTTATTCATGAACTACCGGGGTTATGGGGGCAGCGAAGGCCGGCCGTCGGAGACGGCTCTGGTGAGCGACGCCTTGTTCGTATTCGACCGGCTGATTGAGCGGTACGGTGTCGATCCGGCCCATATCGTGCTCATGGGACGCAGTTTGGGATCGGGGGTGGCCGTGCAGGTGGCGGCCAGACGGTCCGTGGCCGGGGTAATTCTGGTGACCCCCTTCGATTCCCTGGTCCATGTGGCCCAGGCGCACTATCCGGGAATTCCCGTGGGATGGCTGCTCAGACACCGCTTCGATTCGGTCTCGCTGGCTCCCCGGATTCGTACGCCGGCGCTTATCCTTGGTGCCGCCAGCGACCGGGTCGTGCCGGTGCATCTGGCGGCGAACCTGGCGCGGCAGTGGGGCGGCCCGGTAACGGCGATCACCATCAACGGCACCGGTCACAACACCATCGAAACGGCCGGTCGCTACTGGGAGGCGATCAATGCCTTTCTTGCATCCGGGCGCGGCGACGGATTGCCGGCGAGCGATCGCTCTGCACCAGGAGACAATTGA
- the serS gene encoding serine--tRNA ligase, which yields MLEIKLVRENLEFVQTAMQNRGTAIDWEAFQKQDIRRKSILSELEALRHQRNTVSDQVAQMKRSGENADAVIANMRDVSQAIKSLEKKLGDSESAIGEMIMAMPNIPHASVPVGKDENDNPEVKRVGEPPRLAFEPLPHWTIGENLGILDFARAAKIAGARFPLYLGVGARLERALINFMLDLHTGEHGFKEVLPPFIVNRKTMTGTGQLPKFAEDLFKLEGLDYFLIPTAEVPVTNIHQEEILDESQLPIYYTAYTPCFRSEAGSYGKDTRGLIRQHQFNKVELVKFTRPETSYDELESLLESAETVLRRLELPYRVITLCTGDMGFSSAKTYDIEVWMPAQGVYREISSCSNFEEFQARRAGIRFKEKGKKGTRLVHTLNGSGLAVGRTLAALLENCQQEDGTVVIPKALRPYLGGMEKIAS from the coding sequence ATGCTGGAAATCAAGCTCGTCAGAGAAAATTTGGAGTTCGTCCAAACGGCCATGCAAAACCGTGGCACCGCCATTGACTGGGAGGCATTTCAAAAGCAGGACATCCGCCGCAAATCCATTCTTTCCGAACTGGAAGCGCTGCGCCACCAACGCAATACCGTTTCCGACCAGGTGGCACAAATGAAGCGCAGCGGTGAGAACGCCGATGCCGTCATCGCCAACATGCGCGACGTCTCCCAGGCCATTAAAAGCCTTGAGAAAAAGCTGGGCGACAGCGAATCGGCCATCGGTGAAATGATCATGGCCATGCCCAATATTCCCCATGCCAGCGTACCCGTCGGCAAGGACGAAAACGACAACCCTGAAGTCAAGCGGGTGGGCGAGCCGCCCCGCTTGGCCTTTGAACCGCTGCCCCACTGGACCATCGGCGAAAATCTGGGCATCCTCGATTTCGCGCGCGCCGCTAAAATCGCCGGCGCCCGCTTTCCCCTCTACCTGGGCGTGGGGGCACGGCTGGAGCGGGCGCTGATCAACTTCATGCTCGATCTGCATACCGGCGAGCACGGCTTCAAGGAAGTACTGCCACCGTTTATCGTCAACCGCAAAACCATGACCGGCACGGGCCAACTGCCCAAATTCGCCGAAGACCTATTCAAACTCGAAGGGCTGGACTACTTTCTCATCCCCACCGCCGAGGTACCGGTAACCAACATCCACCAGGAAGAGATCCTGGACGAATCCCAGCTGCCGATCTACTACACGGCGTACACCCCCTGTTTCCGGTCCGAAGCCGGCTCCTACGGAAAGGATACCCGCGGGCTGATTCGTCAGCACCAGTTCAACAAGGTGGAATTGGTCAAGTTCACCCGACCGGAGACCTCCTATGACGAGTTGGAAAGTCTTCTGGAGAGTGCCGAAACCGTGCTGCGCCGCCTAGAGCTGCCCTACCGGGTGATCACCCTGTGTACCGGTGACATGGGGTTCTCTTCGGCCAAGACCTATGACATCGAAGTATGGATGCCCGCTCAGGGGGTTTATCGCGAAATTTCGTCGTGCAGCAACTTTGAAGAATTTCAGGCCCGCCGGGCCGGTATCCGCTTCAAGGAGAAGGGAAAAAAAGGCACCCGCCTGGTGCATACCCTCAACGGCAGCGGGCTGGCCGTCGGTCGAACCCTGGCGGCCCTTCTGGAGAACTGTCAACAGGAGGACGGCACCGTCGTTATCCCCAAAGCGCTCAGGCCATACCTGGGCGGAATGGAAAAGATCGCCTCGTGA
- a CDS encoding PAS domain S-box protein, with protein MKDENKTRSQLIDELQEMRNRVADLQRNSTVENHEKVRAEALRESEERLRLALDAANDGIWDWDPGTGRTYFSPRYYTMLGYAPDEFPPMYESWRRLIHPDDVETAEASVRNALEERVPFAVEFRMKAKNGSWRWILGRGKVAELDAEKKAVRVVGSHTDITEHKRTAEALEKRIVALTQPLEDVEGIAFEDLFNLANIQHLQDLYAEAFGVAALITRPDGTPITRPSNFTVLCSQFIRNTEKGSKNCTISDALIGRHNPAGPIIQPCLSAGLCNAGASITVGGRHIANWLIGQVRNENQKEEDVMAYARELGADESAFRAAYRQVPVMSEEQFERVANVVFTVANQLSMSAYQNIQQARFITERKQTEESLRLTQFIFDKAPIGIWRMGPAGEVLDVNEAACASLGYTRETLCRMTVFDFAPGFDIGDWENGTNQLNETGTKITEAFHQRKSGELFPIQVLEKLVRFKGQEYRLAFVQDITERKRTEKSLRLAQFIIDNANIGIYRIDSAGRIIEVNRKAAQLLGYTKEELESLTMPDIDPLVARTSWWVENWRKLTALGTRDLERQHRRKDGSVFPVEVHSNLLEYEGQQYAIAFVKDITERKRIEESLRLTQFIFDKAPIGIWRMGPTGEVLDVNEAACTSLGYTREAFCRMTAFDVAPGLTPSDWDIQTTRLNEARTITIEAFHQRKGGEIFPVQVIAKLMRFEGQEYHLAFVQDISERKQNEDALREKDQLLHDIGKLVRIGAWKFDPETGKVTTTEEVARIYDFESAQDLSVEKGLGCYHGANREIMEHAFYGLIEQGTPYDLELEIVSAKGIRKWVRTIGHPVMKDGRIIQVQGSFQDISERKQAEENLRKHERLLANILESMSEGVFVLDSDFTVTIYNRGMEVITNVPRESVIGKRPWEVFPHIKNLPVEENIRNVMKGELPVAVKTTHPHNPNVWSRDSFSPIKDADGGVVGVVGVLTDITRQKQAEEELRQLRNYLSNIIDSMPSILVAVDRDGKVTQWNRQTEKTTGLSFEKARFQPLTKVFPRLSGEMDRIGASIRERRVISSPKVTFELGNEIRYEDITIFPLVGNGVKGAVIRLDDVTQQVRLEEMMIQSEKMLSVGGLAAGMAHEINNPLAGILQNASVLRNRLMGDLPANRQAAEAAGITPAAIRHYLELRRLPDMIDGIHESVNRAAAIVRNMLSFARKSDRIFSSQDLGVLLDRTLDLVQTDYSMKTHYDFKHIHINREYDPAPPVLCEATKLQQVFMNILKNGAEAMAGVTDASASPTFVLCIRDDDNWVQVEIEDNGPGMDEKTRRRIFEPFFTTKPVGQGTGLGLSVSYFIIAEDHGGEMRVHATAGGGTCFVIRLPKAGKSGT; from the coding sequence ATGAAAGATGAGAACAAAACCCGATCGCAGCTGATCGACGAACTGCAGGAAATGAGAAACCGTGTGGCCGATTTGCAGCGGAACAGCACTGTTGAGAATCATGAAAAAGTGCGTGCCGAGGCCCTGCGGGAGAGCGAAGAGCGGCTGCGTTTGGCACTCGATGCGGCCAACGACGGCATCTGGGACTGGGATCCTGGAACCGGCCGGACCTATTTTAGCCCTCGGTACTATACCATGCTGGGTTATGCACCGGACGAATTTCCCCCCATGTATGAAAGCTGGCGGCGATTGATTCACCCCGATGATGTGGAAACGGCCGAAGCATCCGTGCGCAACGCTCTGGAAGAACGCGTACCCTTTGCCGTTGAATTCCGGATGAAGGCCAAAAACGGATCGTGGCGTTGGATCTTGGGCCGGGGCAAGGTTGCCGAACTGGATGCCGAAAAAAAGGCGGTTCGCGTGGTCGGGTCTCACACGGACATCACCGAGCATAAGCGGACGGCGGAGGCGCTTGAAAAACGGATTGTGGCTTTGACGCAGCCGTTGGAGGATGTGGAAGGCATTGCCTTTGAAGATTTGTTCAACCTGGCCAATATCCAGCATCTTCAGGACCTGTATGCCGAGGCCTTTGGCGTGGCGGCCCTGATTACCCGCCCGGACGGCACCCCTATCACGCGGCCAAGCAACTTCACGGTTCTGTGCAGCCAGTTCATCCGTAATACCGAAAAGGGAAGCAAAAACTGCACGATTTCCGATGCGTTGATCGGACGGCACAATCCCGCCGGACCCATCATTCAGCCATGCCTGAGCGCCGGCTTGTGCAACGCGGGGGCCAGTATCACCGTTGGCGGGCGCCATATCGCCAATTGGCTGATCGGCCAGGTCCGCAACGAGAACCAAAAAGAAGAAGACGTTATGGCTTACGCCCGTGAACTCGGTGCGGACGAAAGCGCGTTTCGCGCCGCTTATCGCCAGGTGCCCGTAATGTCTGAAGAACAGTTCGAAAGAGTTGCCAATGTGGTGTTTACTGTGGCCAATCAGCTTTCCATGTCGGCTTATCAAAACATTCAGCAGGCGCGGTTCATCACCGAAAGGAAACAAACCGAGGAATCCCTGCGCCTGACCCAGTTCATTTTCGACAAGGCCCCCATCGGCATCTGGCGGATGGGACCAGCGGGCGAGGTCCTCGACGTCAATGAAGCGGCCTGCGCCAGCCTCGGTTACACCCGGGAAACGCTCTGCCGCATGACTGTTTTCGACTTCGCCCCCGGATTTGATATCGGGGATTGGGAGAACGGCACCAACCAGCTGAATGAGACGGGGACCAAGATCACCGAGGCCTTCCACCAGCGCAAGAGCGGCGAGCTTTTTCCAATCCAGGTTCTTGAAAAGCTGGTGCGTTTTAAGGGCCAGGAATACCGTCTGGCGTTTGTTCAGGACATCACCGAGCGTAAAAGAACCGAAAAATCCCTGCGCCTCGCCCAGTTCATCATCGACAACGCCAACATCGGTATCTATCGGATCGATTCGGCCGGCCGCATCATAGAGGTGAACCGGAAAGCTGCGCAATTGCTCGGCTACACCAAGGAAGAGTTGGAATCGCTGACCATGCCTGATATCGACCCCCTGGTTGCCCGTACATCCTGGTGGGTGGAGAATTGGCGGAAATTAACTGCTCTGGGGACGCGAGATCTTGAAAGGCAACACCGCAGGAAGGATGGTTCCGTATTTCCCGTTGAGGTTCACAGCAACCTTTTGGAATATGAGGGCCAACAGTATGCTATCGCCTTTGTCAAGGATATCACCGAGCGCAAACGAATCGAGGAATCCCTGCGCCTGACCCAGTTCATTTTCGACAAGGCCCCCATCGGCATCTGGCGGATGGGACCGACGGGCGAGGTCCTCGACGTCAATGAAGCGGCCTGCACCAGCCTCGGTTACACCCGGGAAGCGTTCTGCCGCATGACCGCCTTCGACGTCGCTCCCGGGCTTACTCCCAGCGATTGGGATATCCAAACGACCCGGCTGAATGAGGCTAGAACGATTACCATCGAAGCCTTTCACCAGCGCAAGGGCGGTGAGATCTTCCCGGTCCAGGTTATCGCTAAACTCATGCGGTTTGAGGGGCAGGAGTACCATTTGGCTTTTGTCCAAGACATCTCAGAGCGCAAACAGAATGAAGACGCGCTGCGGGAGAAGGATCAGTTGCTTCATGATATCGGCAAGCTGGTCAGAATCGGTGCGTGGAAATTCGATCCCGAAACCGGCAAGGTAACAACGACCGAGGAAGTGGCGCGAATATACGATTTTGAATCGGCCCAGGACTTGAGTGTCGAAAAAGGCCTTGGCTGTTATCATGGCGCAAATCGAGAAATAATGGAACACGCCTTTTATGGATTGATTGAGCAGGGCACCCCCTATGATCTGGAGCTTGAGATCGTATCCGCCAAGGGAATTCGCAAGTGGGTACGAACCATCGGCCATCCCGTAATGAAAGACGGGCGTATTATTCAGGTACAGGGATCCTTCCAGGACATTTCCGAACGCAAGCAGGCTGAAGAAAATTTGCGTAAGCATGAACGATTGCTCGCCAATATTCTGGAATCCATGAGTGAAGGTGTTTTTGTGCTCGACAGTGACTTTACCGTCACGATTTACAATAGAGGCATGGAAGTCATTACCAATGTACCAAGGGAGTCGGTTATCGGTAAACGCCCCTGGGAAGTGTTTCCCCATATTAAAAATTTGCCGGTTGAGGAGAATATTCGCAATGTAATGAAAGGCGAGCTGCCCGTAGCCGTGAAGACGACCCATCCGCATAATCCCAATGTGTGGTCCCGGGACAGCTTTTCCCCCATCAAGGATGCCGATGGAGGGGTTGTCGGCGTGGTTGGTGTGCTTACCGATATCACCCGGCAAAAGCAGGCCGAAGAGGAACTGCGCCAATTACGCAACTATCTTTCCAATATTATCGATTCCATGCCCTCCATACTCGTGGCCGTGGACCGTGACGGCAAGGTGACCCAATGGAATCGCCAAACGGAGAAAACCACCGGATTGAGTTTCGAAAAGGCCCGTTTCCAACCCCTGACCAAGGTGTTTCCCCGCCTGTCCGGCGAAATGGATCGTATCGGCGCCTCCATCCGGGAGCGCCGGGTGATCAGTTCCCCAAAAGTCACGTTCGAGTTGGGCAATGAAATCCGTTATGAAGATATTACCATCTTTCCCCTGGTGGGCAACGGCGTCAAGGGCGCCGTGATCCGATTGGACGATGTAACCCAGCAGGTGCGCCTGGAGGAGATGATGATCCAGAGCGAGAAGATGCTTTCGGTGGGGGGGCTAGCGGCGGGCATGGCCCACGAGATCAACAATCCCCTGGCCGGCATCCTGCAAAACGCGTCGGTCCTGCGCAACCGCCTGATGGGCGACCTGCCGGCCAACCGCCAGGCCGCCGAAGCCGCCGGTATTACCCCGGCGGCCATCCGGCACTACCTGGAACTGCGTCGGCTGCCCGACATGATCGACGGCATCCACGAATCCGTGAATCGCGCCGCCGCCATCGTCAGAAACATGCTCAGCTTTGCCCGCAAAAGCGATCGGATTTTCTCCAGCCAGGATCTGGGCGTACTTCTGGACCGGACCCTGGATTTGGTTCAAACCGATTACAGCATGAAGACGCACTACGACTTCAAACACATCCACATCAACCGGGAGTATGACCCGGCGCCTCCCGTTCTCTGCGAGGCCACCAAGCTTCAGCAGGTCTTCATGAACATCCTGAAAAACGGCGCCGAGGCCATGGCCGGGGTGACGGACGCATCCGCTTCACCGACCTTTGTGCTGTGCATCCGGGATGATGACAACTGGGTGCAGGTGGAAATCGAGGACAACGGTCCGGGCATGGACGAGAAGACCCGGCGCCGTATCTTCGAACCCTTTTTCACCACCAAGCCGGTGGGCCAGGGTACCGGCCTGGGCCTGTCGGTTTCCTATTTCATCATTGCCGAGGACCATGGCGGTGAGATGAGGGTCCATGCCACGGCTGGCGGCGGCACCTGTTTTGTCATCCGGTTGCCCAAAGCAGGCAAGTCCGGTACATGA
- a CDS encoding YqaA family protein: protein MVRRLYDWVLHWASTPYGSWAIFGLAFAESSFFPIPPDVLLIAMCVARPERSFRYALVCALGSILGGCLGYLIGWQFMASVGARIVDFYGLTDKVAYIGDLYNTYDAWAVGIAGFTPIPYKVFTIAAGMFKINFTVFILASMASRSARFFLVGGLIYVFGPRIQRFIDRYFDLLAVTFTVLLVGSFVVLKYLF from the coding sequence ATGGTCCGACGTCTCTATGACTGGGTGCTTCACTGGGCATCCACCCCTTACGGCTCCTGGGCCATTTTTGGGCTTGCCTTTGCCGAGTCCTCATTTTTTCCCATTCCCCCTGATGTGCTGCTGATCGCCATGTGCGTGGCCCGACCGGAGCGATCGTTCCGGTACGCGTTGGTCTGCGCGCTGGGTTCCATCCTGGGCGGCTGCCTGGGGTACCTGATCGGCTGGCAGTTCATGGCTTCGGTGGGTGCCCGCATCGTCGATTTTTACGGCCTGACCGACAAAGTGGCCTATATCGGCGATCTGTACAACACCTATGACGCCTGGGCCGTGGGGATCGCCGGATTCACCCCGATCCCCTACAAGGTGTTCACCATCGCTGCCGGCATGTTCAAAATCAACTTTACGGTCTTTATCCTGGCCTCCATGGCCTCCCGGTCGGCCCGATTTTTTCTGGTCGGCGGGCTGATCTACGTCTTCGGTCCGCGCATCCAGCGATTCATCGACCGCTATTTCGATCTTCTGGCGGTTACCTTTACGGTCCTTCTGGTGGGCAGTTTCGTGGTGCTTAAATACCTGTTCTAA
- a CDS encoding FAD-dependent oxidoreductase encodes MTILKHLFSPIDIGRMKAKNRLLMSAMSINFGVDENNYVTDQLTEYLAARARGGAGMILVGGAGVHPTGLELPGLPALWEDGCIPAMQKMVKRVKTFDACFGVQLMHGGRQSYHDQKVAPSPIPALAVVKGVPKELTVEEIAELVAAFGDAARRCREAGFDFIEVHAAHGYLINQFLALNSNQRTDRYGGSFENRIRFFLDVLTDIKAKAGADFPVGLRINGEDYADGGWTLADALRLAPILERNGADYLHVSAGIYGSRQLTIPSMYVPHGCFIHLAEAVKQVVDIPVVGVGRIKSPEMADRFLKDGRADIVAMGRSLIADPMLPEKARAGDLKAIRPCIGCCLGCIHAVLALEPGGCVVNPDVGREYLMDKDTRAAVARRVLVVGAGPAGLAAARLAAMRGHRVTVIEEKGYVGGLLRLAARVPGRGEILDIIDFLNCEIERLGVALRLNTPLDNTLLDELAPEAVILASGSLPDMPIIKGLFTTAMDLCTVTEVLDGKITGDRVIILGGGQAGLVTADFLAEKGREVAVLNRKRHFAEEMSSNDRFYLRERLKGDRVHLYKQVAVKAFLDDGVGFTTDGRPVTLEGFDTVVVAEAMAPVRDARQMLDGRDLDIHVIGDAKEPRNLMLAQSEAEEIARAL; translated from the coding sequence ATGACCATCCTTAAACACCTTTTTTCCCCCATCGACATTGGGCGGATGAAGGCCAAGAACCGATTGCTCATGTCGGCCATGAGCATCAACTTCGGCGTGGACGAGAACAATTACGTGACCGACCAGCTGACCGAATATCTGGCGGCCCGGGCCAGGGGCGGTGCCGGAATGATTCTGGTGGGTGGTGCCGGGGTCCATCCCACCGGCCTGGAACTGCCCGGCCTGCCGGCCCTGTGGGAGGACGGGTGCATTCCGGCCATGCAAAAAATGGTAAAACGGGTCAAAACTTTCGACGCCTGCTTCGGGGTTCAGCTGATGCATGGCGGTCGACAGTCCTACCATGACCAAAAAGTGGCGCCTTCGCCCATCCCGGCTCTGGCGGTGGTTAAGGGCGTTCCCAAGGAACTGACCGTGGAGGAAATCGCTGAATTGGTAGCCGCCTTTGGCGATGCGGCCCGGCGCTGCCGGGAGGCTGGCTTCGATTTTATCGAGGTGCATGCCGCTCACGGTTACCTGATCAACCAGTTTCTGGCGCTCAATTCCAACCAGCGCACGGATCGATATGGCGGCAGCTTCGAGAACCGCATCCGATTTTTCCTGGACGTCCTGACCGATATCAAGGCCAAGGCCGGCGCGGATTTCCCAGTGGGACTGCGCATCAATGGTGAGGATTACGCAGATGGGGGATGGACCCTGGCGGATGCCTTGCGCCTGGCGCCGATTCTCGAGCGAAACGGTGCCGATTACCTGCATGTTTCGGCCGGCATATACGGCTCCCGGCAGTTGACGATTCCCTCCATGTATGTGCCCCATGGCTGTTTCATCCACCTGGCCGAGGCGGTCAAACAGGTGGTCGATATTCCCGTGGTGGGCGTCGGCCGGATCAAGAGCCCGGAGATGGCCGATCGTTTTTTGAAAGACGGCCGGGCGGATATCGTGGCCATGGGCCGCAGCCTGATTGCCGATCCCATGCTGCCGGAAAAGGCCCGCGCCGGCGATTTGAAAGCTATCCGGCCGTGTATCGGTTGTTGCCTGGGATGTATCCACGCGGTTCTGGCCCTTGAGCCGGGGGGATGCGTGGTCAATCCGGATGTGGGACGCGAATACCTGATGGACAAGGATACCCGCGCAGCGGTTGCCAGGCGGGTACTGGTGGTGGGGGCCGGGCCGGCGGGGCTGGCGGCGGCGCGCTTGGCTGCCATGCGCGGCCACCGGGTGACCGTGATCGAGGAGAAGGGCTACGTCGGTGGCCTGCTTCGCCTGGCCGCGCGTGTGCCCGGGCGAGGTGAGATTCTGGACATCATCGATTTTCTCAATTGCGAGATCGAGCGCCTGGGGGTGGCCCTGCGGCTCAACACCCCCCTGGACAACACCCTCCTCGATGAACTGGCCCCCGAGGCCGTGATTTTGGCTTCGGGCAGCCTTCCGGACATGCCCATCATCAAGGGGCTGTTTACTACGGCCATGGATCTGTGCACGGTCACTGAAGTGCTGGACGGAAAGATCACCGGTGACCGGGTCATTATCCTCGGCGGCGGACAGGCCGGTCTGGTGACGGCGGATTTTCTGGCCGAGAAGGGGCGCGAGGTGGCCGTGCTGAATCGCAAACGCCACTTTGCCGAGGAGATGTCCAGCAACGACCGCTTCTATTTACGCGAACGCCTCAAGGGTGACCGGGTGCACCTGTACAAGCAAGTGGCCGTTAAAGCCTTCCTTGATGACGGGGTGGGGTTCACCACTGACGGCCGTCCGGTGACGCTGGAAGGCTTCGATACGGTGGTGGTGGCCGAGGCCATGGCGCCGGTGCGTGATGCCAGACAGATGCTGGACGGCCGTGATCTGGATATACACGTCATCGGTGACGCCAAGGAACCGCGCAACTTGATGCTGGCCCAGAGCGAGGCCGAGGAAATCGCCCGGGCGCTGTGA
- a CDS encoding 5-formyltetrahydrofolate cyclo-ligase — MGVNWAAVAGGNNCKMEMAMDEVREKKQEIRSEISSFFKSLDSDVLAANTHIIENRLFEFANFLESKIVMLYVNAENEVATDNIIKRAYEYSKIVVLPAFDAAKATMKLMKVDNPDKDLIAGSRGFLEPNPAKCKPVPVDCIDIAIVPGVAMDEKGGRVGSGDGYYDRIIPDLPMTTRKVGLVFEGQLIPQVPMESHDKHVDIIITEKRVIYKI, encoded by the coding sequence GTGGGTGTAAACTGGGCTGCCGTGGCCGGTGGAAACAATTGTAAGATGGAGATGGCAATGGATGAAGTCCGGGAAAAAAAGCAGGAAATCAGAAGTGAAATATCGTCGTTCTTCAAATCGCTGGACAGCGATGTGCTCGCCGCAAATACCCACATCATTGAAAATCGGTTGTTCGAGTTTGCCAATTTTCTCGAATCCAAGATTGTCATGCTTTATGTAAACGCTGAAAACGAAGTGGCCACGGATAACATCATCAAGCGGGCCTATGAATACAGTAAAATCGTCGTTCTGCCGGCTTTTGATGCCGCCAAAGCGACGATGAAGCTGATGAAGGTAGACAATCCGGACAAAGACCTGATCGCCGGATCGCGGGGCTTTCTCGAACCGAATCCGGCCAAATGCAAGCCGGTTCCGGTTGACTGCATCGATATCGCCATTGTTCCCGGTGTCGCCATGGATGAGAAAGGGGGGCGTGTCGGTTCCGGTGACGGTTACTACGACCGGATCATCCCTGACCTGCCCATGACCACCCGCAAGGTTGGGCTGGTTTTCGAAGGACAATTGATCCCCCAGGTGCCCATGGAATCCCACGACAAGCATGTGGATATTATTATCACCGAAAAACGGGTGATCTATAAGATATGA
- a CDS encoding protein-L-isoaspartate(D-aspartate) O-methyltransferase: protein MKYQRLRNEMVTKQIIARGINDPRVLSAMRGVPRHLFVSEAMMDQAYGDFPLPIGEQQTISQPFIVAEMTQALQLTPEDRVLEIGTGSGYQAAILAQIAFRVYTVERIYPLYTRTRKLFDRLRYHNIVTRYSDGTTGWREHSPFDAIIVTAGAPEIPAVLVNQLAVGGRMVIPVGDRHSQDLIKLVRDEQGIHQSNLGGCRFVKLIGEHGWREN from the coding sequence ATGAAATACCAGCGCTTGAGAAATGAGATGGTTACCAAACAGATTATCGCCCGTGGGATCAATGACCCGCGTGTGCTGTCGGCCATGCGCGGCGTTCCCCGTCATCTGTTTGTCAGTGAGGCCATGATGGATCAGGCGTATGGTGATTTTCCGCTGCCCATCGGCGAACAGCAGACCATTTCCCAACCCTTCATCGTTGCCGAAATGACCCAGGCGCTGCAATTGACCCCCGAGGACCGTGTTCTCGAGATCGGCACCGGCTCCGGATACCAGGCCGCCATTCTGGCCCAGATTGCCTTTCGCGTGTATACTGTGGAGCGCATCTACCCTTTGTACACCCGCACCCGCAAGCTTTTCGATCGGTTGCGCTACCACAATATCGTTACCCGGTATTCGGACGGCACCACCGGCTGGCGGGAGCACAGTCCCTTTGATGCCATCATCGTCACCGCCGGGGCGCCGGAGATTCCCGCCGTGCTGGTCAATCAGCTTGCCGTTGGCGGGCGGATGGTGATCCCGGTGGGTGATCGTCACAGCCAGGATCTGATCAAACTGGTCCGCGACGAGCAGGGCATTCATCAGTCCAACCTGGGGGGCTGTCGTTTTGTCAAACTCATCGGCGAGCACGGCTGGAGAGAAAACTGA